In the genome of Ziziphus jujuba cultivar Dongzao chromosome 10, ASM3175591v1, the window CTATGCTTACAAAGTTCATAACTTTTCATGTCaaagctaattaattaattaattaaggtgGGGGGAGAGGTAATAATTTACTTttacttaataattttattcattttgggTTGTTGGTTGCTCTTTGTTGTGTCTGCCAGCTTCTTGTTGAATCCTAGAAATCCAATGATGCATGAAGATAAACTTATGAGGCTaggtatatattataaattaaattgatagaAAGCTACTGTTCctgccacatatatatataaatgggttTTGTTGTCACTTTTGGAGCAGACGATAGGTGGATAAATAAATGAGGCAGAGGCAGAGCCAGAATAGACCTCTTTCACCTTTATGAGATGATTAGTCTGATTTTGGTCGATTTTACTGGGAAATTGAAACTTATTTTATAAGTCTGTACGTTGAAATGGTAGAAAAATGAGAGATTTAACTCAACTGCATTCAAAATTGTATAACCCCATTTGTTTGATTTCTTAAGAAATTAGTGTGAACCATACGTTCCATATTTgagaaataaggaaattaatagtGGAgactttaatatatttatatactttttaaaCTTTTGGTGAAGTTGAATTTCATGTATTAATCGAGGACTTCTAGATctcccaaatttttattttttagtttttttttgttttagcttTGGAGGGTTTACAAGTTCAATCCTAGTTTGCTCTCCTTTGAAGAAGCTGTGAAAATGGAAATTTCGGAATCACAAGGTGTTGGATATGGAAACATTGCCACCAATGGCAATGGCAATATCAAACCAGAACCATCACCCCAAGATCAACCACAAGAAGAAGATCAACCATCCAAAGACGGTTCATTGTCTTCTCTCCATAAGCAAAACTCAATCTTCTCACTCACCTTTGATGAGATTCGATGCAAGAGTGGGAGGAGTTTTGGGTCGATGAACATGGATGAATTTCTTGCAAACATTTGGAGTGTGGAAGAAAATGAAGTCCCTAATTCACAGCTCAACCAGGATGAACCACCAGTAGAAGCTGCCCCACATGAAAGAAAAAGCAATACTGATGCTGCTGCAGCACAACCAGGCAGTCTTGCTAGACAAGGCTCTTTCTCCATTCCCATCCCACTCTGCAAGAAAACCGTCGACGAAGTTTGGTTTGAGATCCACAAGGATCGGCCTCCGCCACTGCAAGAGGCGAACAACAATTTCCCTTGTTTCGGTCCTCAACGCCAACAAACACTAGGAGAGATGACCCTGGAAGATTTCCTTGTCAAAGCTGGGGTTGTTCAAGAGTCATCAAACAGGGCTTCTCGAAACAGAACGGtgacacaaacaccaaatcaacAGCGATGTGGTAATAACATGCCAAACAACAACGATGCCTGTTTGGACACACAGCTTGGAATGGGACATCATGTGATGGGATCGGGATCAGGATCGGGATATACTAATCCCCAACATGGGACAGCTCATTGCCCTGGAAGTAGCAATGGTTTTGGAACATATCAGATGTTTGGACAGAGTAACATTCTTGTGGGTGGTGGTGAAGTGTCTAACACTTCTAATGATGCAATTGAGAAATGCCATAGTTTGACAGAATCAGGTGGTTTAAAGAACAGGAAGAGGATAGTGGATGGTCCACCGGAGGTTGTGGTGGAGCGGAGGCAACGCAGGATGATTAAGAACCGCGAATCAGCAGCGAGGTCTAGAGCTAGAAAACAGGTAGATATGACCATTAAATTGTTTGTTACACCTATTCAATTGGTAGAAATTATGCACGATATTGATCCTACAATTTCTGATTGTATTTGTAAAATGGTCATCGATGAAAACTCAAAACTTTTTATCCCCATGGTAATAAAAACTTTTGTTCTAGTACAGGCCTATACTGTGGAACTGGAAGTTGAGCTGAACCAGCTCAGGGAAGAGAATGAGAAACTGAAGCAAATGGTGGTATGCAATGGATCCTGATCGGATTCATTcttcattagtttttttttttttttttttttttttccctgtattGAGTCTCAGCAGCATAAGA includes:
- the LOC107409642 gene encoding ABSCISIC ACID-INSENSITIVE 5-like protein 1; this encodes MAVNVSNKTEHKKVRHRIKPNVKGGTGSYTLLFTLPPLLIPSLLSSLSFTPAQPDQLQLWRVYKFNPSLLSFEEAVKMEISESQGVGYGNIATNGNGNIKPEPSPQDQPQEEDQPSKDGSLSSLHKQNSIFSLTFDEIRCKSGRSFGSMNMDEFLANIWSVEENEVPNSQLNQDEPPVEAAPHERKSNTDAAAAQPGSLARQGSFSIPIPLCKKTVDEVWFEIHKDRPPPLQEANNNFPCFGPQRQQTLGEMTLEDFLVKAGVVQESSNRASRNRTVTQTPNQQRCGNNMPNNNDACLDTQLGMGHHVMGSGSGSGYTNPQHGTAHCPGSSNGFGTYQMFGQSNILVGGGEVSNTSNDAIEKCHSLTESGGLKNRKRIVDGPPEVVVERRQRRMIKNRESAARSRARKQAYTVELEVELNQLREENEKLKQMVTETEQKRKQEVLRRKQATMSTKAQKLADKLKTIRRTVSSAW